One genomic region from Flagellimonas oceani encodes:
- a CDS encoding cation:proton antiporter: protein MEHHILLNICAIFGVATAVVIICRFLKIRYIIGYLITGILLSPNTSSFFTDMEEVDVYAEIGVILLLFTIGLEFSFDKLKKIKHYVLGGGSAQVFFTILLTAVLIWLTMRPSWEESIFWGFLYALSSTAIVIKTLQDTNKIVTPHGKFILAVLLFQDIMIVPLMLMIPIIAGVGGNPLSAFGWLLGKVVLMGGIAYLLARFVIPYFLKNVMKIQSQEVFLIALIFLVTGIALLTEQLGLSLALGAFIAGLIIAETNYDHMAITCFLPFRYVFMSFFFISMGMLLNYEIFLTDLGWIVFWTLFAFAVKAVAGILAVKVLGLEWKTALAVGFSIAQIGEFSFVLAQSGLQYELISPNNYQIFLAVSIILMSVTPFIVTNAEKIHPTLQKMMIKNG, encoded by the coding sequence ATGGAACACCACATTCTTTTGAACATCTGTGCCATTTTTGGCGTTGCCACGGCTGTGGTCATTATATGCAGGTTCCTTAAGATCCGATATATCATAGGATATTTGATCACCGGAATATTGCTCAGTCCCAATACATCTAGTTTTTTCACCGATATGGAAGAGGTCGATGTGTATGCTGAGATCGGGGTCATCCTATTATTGTTTACCATCGGACTTGAATTCTCGTTCGATAAACTCAAAAAAATCAAGCATTATGTGCTCGGCGGGGGAAGTGCGCAAGTATTCTTTACAATCCTGCTTACCGCAGTGCTCATATGGCTGACCATGAGGCCCAGTTGGGAGGAAAGTATCTTTTGGGGGTTTCTCTATGCACTGAGCAGTACTGCCATTGTCATAAAAACATTGCAGGATACCAATAAAATAGTAACGCCCCATGGGAAATTCATTTTGGCTGTCTTGTTGTTCCAGGACATCATGATCGTACCATTGATGCTGATGATCCCAATAATCGCTGGCGTCGGAGGGAATCCGTTGTCCGCTTTTGGATGGCTATTGGGCAAAGTGGTATTGATGGGCGGAATTGCCTATCTACTGGCCCGTTTTGTGATTCCCTATTTCCTGAAAAACGTCATGAAGATCCAAAGCCAGGAAGTGTTCTTGATCGCATTGATCTTTCTTGTTACTGGGATTGCACTGCTCACGGAGCAATTGGGTCTTTCACTTGCATTGGGTGCCTTTATCGCAGGTTTGATCATAGCGGAAACCAATTATGACCACATGGCGATCACCTGTTTTTTACCCTTTCGGTATGTGTTCATGAGCTTCTTTTTTATCTCGATGGGCATGTTGCTCAACTATGAAATATTCCTGACCGATTTGGGATGGATCGTATTTTGGACCTTGTTCGCCTTTGCGGTAAAGGCCGTAGCCGGAATCTTGGCGGTAAAGGTGCTGGGGCTGGAATGGAAAACGGCCCTTGCTGTCGGATTTTCGATTGCGCAGATCGGTGAGTTTTCCTTTGTCCTGGCACAGAGTGGATTGCAATACGAATTGATCAGTCCCAACAATTACCAGATATTTTTGGCGGTATCCATCATCCTGATGTCCGTGACCCCTTTTATAGTTACTAATGCAGAAAAGATACATCCCACCCTACAAAAAATGATGATTAAAAATGGATAA
- a CDS encoding (4Fe-4S)-binding protein produces MEISKEYQREDLTVIWKPKKCIHAGICVKTLPKVYDPKAKPWITPENASAEALKNQINNCPSGALSFRES; encoded by the coding sequence ATGGAAATAAGCAAAGAATATCAAAGGGAGGACCTGACCGTCATCTGGAAGCCCAAAAAATGTATACACGCGGGCATCTGTGTCAAGACCTTACCCAAGGTGTACGACCCAAAGGCAAAACCCTGGATAACACCGGAAAATGCCTCGGCGGAGGCTCTAAAAAATCAAATCAATAATTGTCCTTCCGGAGCACTTAGCTTCCGGGAGTCGTAA
- a CDS encoding alginate export family protein, translated as MNVLKAMISLVIFWIVIADVALAQEKGTYRFALLRQNDSVPRLDNRNGLSWYRSLKHLYVSENNQLTLGGSWRGQAESFVNEEFSTEGRQDNIWFLNRLLFHAHLKLGDRFETFAELGSSLIEGKNNLSPVDKDVLYVNQLFVAYEISSLWTLEVGRRNIRLGSGRLVDIREGPNVRRSFDMAELRYHTKVFEALSFFSVPVRPEPGAFDNGQWTFDETFSGLYTTTHFADDNYLDAYVLYQKEDGAIYQSGTDNERRVSIGARHVGTVKGFTYNNEVVYQMGSFGNQDISAWTLSLQVEAELKVLGKDFDVGIKTEAISGDKNSTDGKMNTFDALYPRGAYFGRVARFGPSNLIDVHPYVNTTFNKLSLEVDYAAFWRYSLEDGVYGAAMTLDYPSLNDQRFIANQMGFIAGYRFNHAIGVELEGNVIFPGPFLRENNMDDTLFHMVLTTEVKF; from the coding sequence ATGAACGTACTGAAAGCCATGATATCATTAGTAATCTTTTGGATTGTTATAGCCGATGTCGCTTTAGCGCAGGAGAAAGGTACTTATCGTTTTGCCCTATTGCGACAGAACGATAGTGTGCCCAGGTTGGATAACCGAAATGGGTTGTCGTGGTACCGTTCTTTGAAACATTTGTACGTGTCGGAAAACAACCAGTTGACCCTTGGGGGTAGTTGGAGAGGTCAAGCAGAGTCCTTTGTCAATGAAGAGTTCAGTACTGAGGGGCGTCAGGACAACATATGGTTTCTTAATAGGTTGTTGTTCCATGCTCATCTTAAACTTGGTGATCGGTTCGAGACCTTTGCTGAATTGGGAAGTAGTTTGATTGAAGGAAAAAACAATCTCAGTCCGGTCGATAAGGATGTCCTTTATGTAAACCAACTGTTTGTCGCCTATGAAATTTCCTCCCTTTGGACTCTGGAAGTGGGTAGGCGCAATATACGGTTGGGTTCCGGAAGATTGGTGGATATTCGGGAAGGTCCAAATGTGAGAAGGTCCTTTGATATGGCAGAACTGCGGTATCATACAAAGGTTTTTGAGGCCCTATCATTTTTCTCCGTTCCGGTGCGCCCGGAACCTGGAGCTTTCGATAATGGCCAGTGGACTTTTGATGAAACGTTTTCCGGCCTGTATACCACGACCCACTTTGCGGATGACAACTATTTGGATGCCTATGTCCTTTATCAGAAAGAGGATGGGGCCATCTACCAAAGTGGGACGGACAACGAGCGAAGGGTATCGATTGGGGCCAGGCATGTTGGCACTGTTAAAGGATTTACCTATAACAATGAGGTAGTGTATCAAATGGGCTCCTTTGGGAACCAGGATATTTCAGCATGGACCTTGTCCCTTCAAGTCGAAGCTGAGCTAAAAGTATTGGGCAAGGACTTCGATGTGGGCATCAAAACCGAGGCCATCAGTGGTGATAAAAATAGCACCGATGGCAAAATGAACACCTTTGATGCACTGTATCCAAGAGGCGCCTATTTTGGGAGGGTGGCACGTTTCGGACCCTCCAACTTGATCGATGTGCACCCCTATGTCAACACAACGTTCAATAAACTGAGCCTGGAGGTGGACTATGCGGCTTTTTGGCGCTATTCCTTGGAGGACGGGGTATACGGGGCCGCCATGACCTTGGATTATCCAAGTTTGAACGATCAAAGGTTTATTGCCAATCAAATGGGTTTTATAGCGGGATATCGGTTCAACCATGCTATAGGAGTGGAACTGGAAGGCAATGTGATTTTTCCAGGTCCTTTTTTACGAGAAAATAATATGGACGACACATTATTCCATATGGTGTTGACCACAGAAGTCAAATTTTAA
- a CDS encoding GNAT family N-acetyltransferase — MEIQVIEYESKGMAVAQDTGKGVGSMTFSIAGPELIIIDHTDVDPKYSGKGIGKQLLYKIVGMAREKSIKIIPLCPFASAMFRKIDEIKDVLK; from the coding sequence ATGGAAATACAAGTAATCGAATATGAATCCAAAGGGATGGCAGTGGCCCAAGATACCGGAAAAGGGGTGGGGTCCATGACCTTTTCCATAGCAGGTCCTGAATTGATCATCATAGACCATACAGATGTTGACCCGAAATATAGCGGTAAAGGGATAGGCAAGCAGTTGCTCTATAAAATTGTTGGGATGGCAAGAGAAAAAAGCATCAAGATTATTCCGTTGTGCCCTTTTGCTTCGGCAATGTTCAGAAAAATAGATGAGATCAAGGATGTATTAAAATAA
- a CDS encoding glutaredoxin family protein: MDKPELQLYGTDWCPKSAAIRNYLQGKWIAFEDFNVETDAVAELKIRSLYDGVLKFPTVMAGNDFIKNPSVPELNAFLRKHNIDS; encoded by the coding sequence ATGGATAAGCCAGAACTACAATTATATGGGACCGATTGGTGTCCCAAATCAGCTGCCATTCGCAATTATTTGCAGGGCAAATGGATAGCATTTGAAGATTTTAACGTGGAGACGGATGCCGTGGCAGAACTAAAGATACGGTCGCTATATGATGGGGTCCTCAAGTTTCCCACAGTAATGGCAGGGAATGATTTTATCAAAAACCCGAGTGTACCGGAACTCAACGCTTTTTTGCGGAAGCACAACATCGATAGCTGA